The following are from one region of the Tolypothrix sp. PCC 7712 genome:
- a CDS encoding CAP domain-containing protein, whose translation MAVEIFIDSQFSGRASGSLDQDYSYVGDFWNDKISSIKVYSGTWEFFEHQDFQGRSFRLTPGEYAWVTNEWNDKISSFKQVGQGTSSVPSGGGMAQEILNAHNSYRAQVGVPPLTWSDTLARDAQEWANYLSSNRKPLEHSQQRKGQGENLWMGTSRRFSFTQMVGSWGDEKQFYNGDVITQSNLEKFGHYTQMVWRNTTQVGCACVDGPDGNARLVCRYSPSGNFIGQRAY comes from the coding sequence ATGGCAGTCGAAATTTTTATAGATTCCCAATTCTCTGGACGCGCATCAGGTTCTCTCGATCAAGACTATTCTTATGTTGGAGATTTTTGGAATGACAAAATATCTTCGATTAAAGTTTACTCCGGCACTTGGGAATTTTTTGAGCATCAAGACTTCCAAGGGCGAAGTTTTCGGCTTACGCCTGGTGAATATGCTTGGGTCACCAATGAATGGAATGATAAGATTTCATCCTTCAAACAAGTCGGACAAGGTACTTCATCTGTTCCGTCAGGCGGTGGTATGGCACAAGAGATATTGAATGCCCACAACTCGTATCGAGCGCAAGTCGGTGTTCCACCCCTCACTTGGTCTGATACTTTGGCTCGCGATGCTCAAGAGTGGGCAAATTACCTCAGTTCTAACAGAAAACCTCTCGAACATAGTCAACAGAGGAAAGGACAAGGAGAAAACCTTTGGATGGGAACATCACGCCGCTTTAGCTTCACACAAATGGTTGGGAGTTGGGGGGATGAAAAGCAGTTTTATAACGGTGATGTTATCACTCAAAGCAATCTTGAAAAATTTGGTCACTATACTCAAATGGTTTGGAGAAATACTACACAAGTTGGATGTGCTTGTGTAGACGGTCCTGATGGAAACGCTCGACTTGTTTGCCGCTACAGTCCTTCAGGAAATTTTATTGGTCAAAGGGCTTACTAA